The following proteins are co-located in the Flammeovirga kamogawensis genome:
- the porK gene encoding T9SS ring complex lipoprotein PorK/GldK, which yields MKSLSIKRLTGALSILAVLTQSCGGGGLLGGGDGSDGGELIGSQDRPEWDAQVVPYGMTAVPGGTFHMGQADEDITYSMINMNKQVTISGFFMDETEITNNEYRQFIEGMEAESDTSADWTFEQIQEELRPDTTVWEKDFSYHMGEPMQDYYYSHPAFDDYPVVGVTRRAAVEFCAWRTRHYNGYRTEQGMAEMPAFRLPTEAEWEYSARGGLDMAKYPWGGPYVRNGKGCALANFKPGRGNYYDDGYSYTSPVAAYFPNGFGLYDMSGNVAEWCDDAYNPSGYPIVWDLNPTYTDPNEPKKIVRGGSWKDIPYYIQTGTRSYEFETQARSYIGFRCVMINLGRSSGFDF from the coding sequence ATGAAAAGCTTGTCAATAAAAAGGCTAACGGGAGCGTTAAGCATTTTGGCTGTCTTAACTCAGAGTTGTGGAGGAGGCGGCCTACTAGGAGGCGGAGACGGCTCTGATGGAGGAGAGCTTATCGGCTCTCAAGATCGACCTGAATGGGATGCGCAAGTTGTACCTTATGGTATGACAGCCGTACCTGGTGGAACATTCCACATGGGACAGGCGGATGAAGATATTACCTATTCGATGATCAACATGAATAAGCAAGTTACTATTAGTGGCTTCTTTATGGATGAGACGGAGATTACTAATAATGAATACCGTCAGTTTATCGAAGGAATGGAAGCAGAGTCTGACACTAGTGCAGATTGGACTTTCGAACAAATTCAAGAAGAATTAAGACCAGACACAACAGTTTGGGAAAAAGACTTCTCTTACCATATGGGTGAGCCAATGCAAGATTACTATTATAGCCATCCTGCATTTGATGATTATCCAGTTGTAGGTGTTACTCGTAGAGCAGCAGTGGAATTCTGTGCTTGGAGAACAAGACACTATAATGGTTATAGAACAGAACAAGGTATGGCAGAGATGCCAGCGTTCAGATTACCAACAGAAGCCGAATGGGAATATTCAGCAAGAGGTGGTCTTGATATGGCAAAATATCCATGGGGTGGTCCTTATGTGAGAAATGGTAAAGGTTGTGCTTTAGCTAACTTTAAGCCAGGTAGAGGTAATTATTATGATGATGGTTACTCTTATACTTCTCCAGTAGCGGCATACTTCCCTAACGGATTTGGATTATATGATATGTCTGGAAATGTTGCAGAATGGTGTGATGATGCGTATAACCCATCTGGATACCCAATTGTATGGGATTTAAACCCTACATATACAGATCCAAACGAACCAAAGAAAATCGTAAGAGGAGGATCTTGGAAAGATATTCCTTATTATATTCAAACAGGTACGAGATCTTATGAGTTTGAAACTCAAGCAAGATCTTACATCGGGTTTAGATGTGTGATGATTAACTTAGGTAGATCATCAGG